A stretch of DNA from Triticum dicoccoides isolate Atlit2015 ecotype Zavitan chromosome 2A, WEW_v2.0, whole genome shotgun sequence:
TTAGCCAATGTGATGACTCAGTGTCTCCAATCGTGCAGTTTCTAATTGAAGTGTTGAAAATCAGATTATACGTGTGAAGAGAAATGTTACCACTCACGCGAAATTTTGTGAGCAAGGTTCTGTTTCTTTGTTCATTTGCAAGATTGTAGTTTACTTCTTTTTCCCAAGAGTGCTCTTTCCATGTTCTTTCTTAGGGCAGAGGATTCCTTCTACTTTCAAGGGGTGCAGCCTCATTCTACTTCCTTCTTGCCCAGTTGCCCTGCAGAGGCAAAACAGAAAATCATACATATAATGTTAGATTATGAATGTTTGCTAAGAAACAATGTGGCCAAAGGTAGGCACAAAAAAGAAAAGTGTCAGCTCTCCAGGCTCGCGAACAGACAAAAGTTCAGAGGCCATGGTCGCTGACTATCTGGGGTAGCAGTAACAAAAAATCGACCCAACAAGTTAGGGGAACTCACTCATACCAAAAAGTCTAACAGCCTCGTCCCCTCCGAGCAGCCAACAAAATTGTAAGAAACCAAAAACATCTGGAGCAAGGCTACAGGAAAGAGGATACACGTGTAGTGTGCTCGGTGTAAGCTTCCCAATAGAGCAGAAAAATAGAGGTGCGCACCTTTGGTAAGGAAATGCACACCTGTATCGAGTCCACCGTGACGGATCTGACATCTGAGCAGCGTGGTGTGCCAGCATAGTGAGGAGCACGCACCGCTCCTGCCGTCGGAGTGGAGGATGCCGTGATGGGGGTCTGTGCGCGCCACAGCCTGGTGGTGGGACGACGACCCTGAGACGACAGAGGAGGCAAGAAGCACGGCTTCCTCTAGTGCTTGTGGTCGCCACGCTCGCAGCACGATGAACCCTTCCCTCCTGGGGTCTGGTGCTGGAGAGGGAGGCGGCGTCGACCTCGCCGCACCGGGCGCCATCGACGCCGGTGGGGGTCGCCTAGGTCGGCGGAGGAGGGGGGCGGCGTACGGGGGCGGCGGAGGAGGCTATGTGGATTGTGGACGAGGGTTCGATTTGGGGAAGATCTGGTTGGGCCGACGATTataattgtttttttttctttgagcGGTCCACGCGCGCTACCCGCGCATTTAGGCCCAATTATTTCGCTCTCCCGCCAAACAGACGCTCCCGGCAGATAGTGGGCCGTGAATTTAGTTCTCGCGGCAGACAAAGTGTCCTCACGGACGGAAATTCTTGCCAGCAGTCCGTGCGCCCTCGTACCTACACTTCTGCCGGCAGTTCCACTGCCACTAAGTACTTCTACCGGTAGTAGTAAAATCCCCAGCAGATAGTTTGCCTTTGTTCTTGTATTTCTTCCGGCAGTTAACTGCCCTGTGGTGTAGTgtatgcttggttcttttgtgaaatttggatttcttcactaaggcaattgctccagtattgtcataaaagatttttattggacccgatgtactaggtatgacacttagatcgaatatgaactccttcatccagactcattcatttgctgcttccgaagcagctatgtactccgcttcacacatagatcccgccacgacgctttgtttagaactgcaccaactgacagctccatcgttcaatgtaaacacgtatccggtttgtgatttagaatcgtccggatcagtgtcaaagcttgcatcaacgtaaccatttacgataagctctttgtcacctccataaacgagaaacatatccttagtccttttcagttacttcaggatgttcttgaccgatgtccagtgattcactcctggattactttggtacctccctgctagacttatagcaaggcacacatcaggtctggtacacaacattgcatacctgatagagcctatggctgaagcatagggaacatatttcattttctctctatcttctgcagtggtcgggcattgagtcttactcaacttcacaccttgtaacacaggcaagaaccctttctttgcttgatccattttgaacttcttcaaaactttgtcaaggtatgtattttgtgaaagtccaattaagcgtcttgatctatctctatagatcttaatgcccaatatataagcagcttaaccgaggtctttcattaaaaaactcttattcaagtatccatttatgctatccaaaaattctatatcatttccaatcagcaatatgtcatccacaataatatcagaaatgctacagagctcccactcacttttttgtaaatacaagcttctccgaaagtccgtataaaaccaaatgctttgatcacactatcaaagcgtttattccaactccgagaggcttgcaccagtccataaatggatcgctggagcttgcacactttgttagatccctttggatcgataaaaccttccagttgcatcatatacaactcttcttctagaaatccattcaagaatgcagttttgacatccatctgccatatttcataatcataaatcacgtcaattgctaacatgattcggacagacttaagcaccgctacgggtgagaaggtctcatcatagtcaatcccttgaacttgtcgaaaaccttttgcaacaagtcgagctttgtagacagtaacattaccgtcagcgccagtcttcttcttgaagattcatttattctcaattgcttgccgatcaacgagcaagtcaaccaaagtccacactttgttctcatacatggatcccatctcagatttcatggcttcaagtcattttgcggaatctgggctcaccatcgcttcttcatagttcgtacgtttatcatgatctagtagcatgacttccaaacaggattaccgtaccactctggtgtggatcttactctggttgatctacgaggttcagtagcaacttgatctaaagttccatgatcatcatcattaacttcctcactaattggtgtaggtgtcacagaaaccggtttctgtgatgtactactttccaataagggagcaggtacaattacctcataaagttctactttccttccattcacttctttcgagagaaactccttctctagaaaggatccattcttagcaacgaattcttgccttcggatctgtgatagaaggtgtacccaacagtctcctttgggtatcctatgaagacacatttccccgacttgggttcgagcttatcaggttgaagctttttcacataagcatcgcagtcccaaactttaagaaacgacaactttggtttcttgccaaaccacagttcataaggcgccgtctcaacggattttgatggtgccctatttaacgtgaatgcggccgtctctaaagcataaccccaaaacgatagcggtaaatctgtaagagacatcatagatcgcaccatatcaagtaaagtgcgattacgacgttcggacacaccattatgctgtggtgttctgggtggcgtgagttgtgaaactattccgcattgtttcaaatgtagaccaaactcgtaactcaaatattctcctccacgatcagatcgtagatactttattttcttgttacgatgattttcaacttcactctaaaattctttgaacttttcaaatgtttcagatttatgtttcattaagtagatatacccatatctgcttaaatcatctgtgaaggtgagaaaataacgatatccgccacgagcctcaacattcatcggaccacatacatctgtatgtattattttcaacaaatctgttgctctctctatagtaccggagaacggcgttttagtcatcttgcccatgaggcacggttcgcaagtaccaagtgattcataatcaagtggttccaaaagtccatcagtatggagtttcttcatgcgctttacaccgatatgacctaaacggcagtgccacaaataatttgcactatcattatcaactctgcatcttttgacttcaacattatgaatatgtctatcactactatcgagattcatcgaaaatagaccactcttcaagggtgcatgaccataaaagttattactcatataaatagaacaaccattattctctgatttaaatgaataatcgtctcgcatcaaacaagatcaagatataatgtttatgctcaacgctagcaccaaataacaattatttaggtctaatactaatcccgaaggtatatgtagaggtagtgtgccaatcgcgatcacatcgactttgaaaccatttcccacgcgcatcgtcatctcgtcctttgtcagtgttcgcttaatctgtagtccctgtttcgagttgcaaataatagcaacagaaccagtatcaaataccctggtgctactgcgagctctagtaaggtacacatcaataacatgtatatcacatatacctttgttcaccttgccatccttcttatccgccaaatacttggggcagttccgcttccagtgaccagtctgcttgcagtagaagcactcagtctcaggcttaggtccagacttgggtttcttctcctgagcagcaacttgcttgctgttcttcttgaagttccccttcttcttccatttaccctttgttcttgaaactgatggtcttattgaccatcaacacttgatgctccatcttgatttctacctctgcagcttttagcattgcgaagagctcgagaatcatcttatccatccatTGCATGtaacttggtggaagtgattggagaattatgtcaatgacgctatcatccggaagattaactcccagttgaatcaagtgattacaattcccagacatcttgagtatatgctcactgacagaactattctcctccatcttgcatctatagaacttattggagacttcatatctctcaattcgggcattcttctggaatattaacttcaactcctggaacatctcatatgccccatgacgttcaaaacgtcgttgaagtcccggttctaagccgtaaagcatggcacattaaactattgagtagtcatcagctttgctctgccagacgttcttaacgtcgtcagttgcatcagcagcaggcctggcactcagcggtgcttctaggacgtaattcttctgggcagcaatgaggataatcctcaagttacgggcccAGTCTGtgttattgctaccatcatctttcaactttgctttctcaaggaacgcattaaacttcaacggaacaacagcacgggccatctatctacaaacaacatagacaagcaagatattatcaggtactaagttcatgataaatttaagttcaatttaatcatattacttaagaactcctacttagaaagacatccctccaatcctctaagtgatcacgtgatccaaatcaactaaaccataaccgatcatcacgtgaaatggagtagctttcattggtgaacatcactatgttgatcatatctactatatgattcacgctcaacctttcggtctcagtgttccgaggccatatctgcatatgctaggctcgtcaagtttaacctgagtcttctacgtgtgcaaaaactggcttgcacccgttgtagatggacgtagagcttatcacacccgatcatcacgtggtgtctgggcacgacgaactttggcaatggtgcatactcagggagaactcttttatcttgaaatttagtgagagatcatcttataatgctaccgttaatgaaagcaagataagatgcataaaagataaacatcacatgcaatcaatataagtgatatgatatggccatcgtcattttgtgcttttgatctccatctccgaagcaccatcatgatcaccatcgtcaccggcgcgacaccttgatctccatcgtagcatcgttgccatctcgccaatcttatgcttctacgactatcgctaccgcttagtgataaagtaaagcattacagggcgattgcattgcatacaaaaaagcgacaaccatatggctcctgccagctgcgataactcggttacaaaacatgatcatctcatacaataaaatttagcatcatgtcttgatcatatcacgtcacaacatgccctgcaaaaacaagttagacgtcctctactttgttgttgcaagttttacgtggctgctacgggcttagcaagaaccgttcttacctacgcatcaaaaaccacaatgatagtttgtcaagttggtgatgttttaaccttcgcaaggaccgggcgtagccacactcggttcaactaaagttggagaaactgacacccgccaaccacctgtgtgcaaaacacatcggtagaaccagtctcgcgtaagcgtacacgtaatgtcggtccgggccgcttcatccaacaataccgccgaaccaaagtatgacatactggtaagcagtatgacttatatcgcccacaactcacttgtgttctactcatgcatataacatctacgcataaaacctggctcggatgccactgttgaggaatgcggtaatttcaaaaaaaatcctacgcacacgcaagatcatggtgatgcatagcaacgaaaggggagagtgttttccacgtaccctcatagaccgaaagcggaagcgttagcacaacgcggttgatgtagtcgtacgtcttcacgatccgaccggtcaagtaccaaacgtatgacacctccgagttcagcacaggttcagcccgatgacgtccctcgaactccgatccagccgagtgttgagggagagtttcgtcggcatgatggcgtggtgacgatgttgatgttctaccgacgcagggcttcgcctaagcacctttacagtattatcgaggtggactatgatggagggggggcaccgcacacggctaagagatcaatgatcaattgttgtatatatggggtgccccctgcccccgtatataaaggagcaaggggggtgcggccggccataggaggaggcgcgccggaggagtcctactcccaccgggagtaggactcccctcctttttcctagttggattatgactgggggggaggaggagagaggggaaaggaaaggggggcgccgcccccctccttgtccaattcggacttgggagaGGAAGGGGCgcacggctgccccttggccgcctctcctcttcctccacttgggcccataaggcccaatagcctccggggggttccgataacccctccggtactctggtaaaatcactatttcacccggaacacttccgatatccaaacataggcttccaatatatcaatcttcatgcctcgaccatttcaagactcctcgtcatgtccgtgatcacatctgggactctgaacaaccttcggtacatcaaaccacataaactcataataaaattgtcatcgtaacgttaagcatgcggaccctacgggttcgagaactatgtagacatgaccgagacacgtctccggtcaataaacaatagcggaacctggatgctcatattggctcctacatattctacgaagatctttatcggtcagaccgcataacaacatacgttgtttcctttgtcatcggtatgttacttgcccgagattcgatcgtcggtatctcaatacctagttcaatctcgttaccggcaagtctctttactcgttccgtaatacatcatcccgcaactaactcattagttgcaatgcttgcaaggcttaagtgatgtgcattaccgagagggcccagagatacctctccgacaatcggagtgacaaatcttaatctcgaaatacgccaaccaaacaagtactttcggagacacctgtagagcacctttataatcacccagttatgttgtgacgtttggtagcacacaaagtgttcctccgataaacgggagttgcataatctcatagtcataggaacatgtatagtcatgaagaaagcaatagcaacatactaaacgatcgtgtgctaagctaacggaatgggtcatgtcaatcacatcattctcccaatgatgtgatcccgttaatgaaatgacaactcatgtctatggttaggaaacacaaccatcttcgattaacgagctagtcaagtagaggcatactagtgacactctgtttgtctatatattcacacatgtattatgtttccggttaatacaattttagcatgaataataaacatttatcatgatataaggaaataaatagtaactttattattgcctctagggcatatttccttcattcaggGGTGTAAAGAAGCCTATCCTTGCGCGCCATGGGTCTCGCTGCTGGCATGGGCATGCGTTGATGCCCATTGGGCACAACCCCCACAAACCCTAGCCTCAGCCTCAGTCCACGACATCATCCTCCCCCCCTCATCCGTCATCGCACCCTTTTTGTCCTCGTCTCTCTTCCAcgccctttttcctttttttttcttttgcatctctctctctctttctctctcacccGATGCTGCCCCTTGTTGTGGTTGTGCCGGGAACCACCACGGCCACGTCGTCAAAGGAAGCCGCCATCCGCTGCCTTGGAGCCGCGCAGGGTGCCTCCCAAGGGGAGCGGAGGAGAGATTTGGACGAGTGGGTGAGGAGGCGCAAGGCAAGCAAGAGGTTGGGGTCATCGGAGGAGCACAACCACGGGGATTGGTCGCCACCAGAGCATACAGAGGAGGTCGATGCAGGGGTGCAATGGGATGGTCGGGGAGAGATCCATGTTAAATGCTCAATATTATGGTTACACGTAGATATTAAGTAGGTAGTATACTACAAATTATTACATAAGTTCTTTGACAAACTATTGAAAGTAAATATAGTTCCCATAAGAATAATGAGATGGAATTCCACTCTCTTTCACCCTTGGTGTGGCACTATCGCATACCAGTTCATTCAACCGGTTGCGCTGTGTACCATTCCAGAGATCATATCATCTTGACACAAACACTTGGTAACAGGATACCAAACCAACATATATTATAGGGTACAAGAGCAAACATTACTAAACAGTATAACTGAGCCAGTTACGAGCCACCACAGCGATTCAACACTTTCAGTCGTCCGATGGCATCATTGGATGTCTCAGATCTTCTAATTTTCCCACCCAGCGTTGCTGGTCAGTTTCACCGCGCCCCAGCCAGCGTGACGTCTGCCCAACCTAAAAGGGCTGCTGCTCCGGGAAGCAACTTAGACGGTCTGGCGTCAATTGGGCCAAGAAACAGCCCAGTTAGTGTTGCACATAACCCCACCTCTACAAGACAAAAAAAGATCAATCTGTACTCTCCTTCGTCATTGTTCGTCTTCCCGGCGGCGACGATATTACATCGTGCATGGCTCTCGCCTTCTATGTTCACTTGTTAGGGTTGGGGATGGTTTAGGTACACCTCTCTGCCGCCTGGGTACTGATCCATGGGTCCTCGCCTCCTTTTCGTATGTGCTTGTTTCACGAAGTTGATCCGGGTTGACCTGTTGGGAGTTTGAGACAGGCAGGTGCCGTGGTTTAATCTGTTCGGGACACACATGCCTGACTTGAGGCTCGTGCATGCCATAGAACAGATTGGTTCTGTACTTTTTGGTCTCCTGCTATCACCCGTCTTTTTGGGTGAGTTCTTAATTTTTCTGACTGATTGTAGTTTTCTGTACTTTTTGGTCTCCTGCTATCACCCGTCTTTTTGGGTGAGTTCTTAATTTTTCTGACTGATTGTAGTTTTCTGCTGCCCGTTTAACACATTATCCTTTTTTTAGGATTCACATTATCCATTGTTGATGTGTGCTTTAGGGTGTGATCCGGGTTGCGTCCAGCCGGCAACACTTCCAAGTATCGGCACCACTTGTTGATCAAAGACGCTGGCCATCTTCTGAATACTGACTTAGACTACGTGCAACATCTTGGTGGAGACACCCCTTTGAAAAGAGATGCTAAACTGGCCTTAAAAGATTTACATTATCGCCCAAATCAAGTCAGGGCTTTTCTGGAATTCTTGATTTTAGGGGCGGCACCTACAAGCCGTACCTGATAGAAGATAGTGTGCTCTTTCTGCAGAACATTCTATTGTATACATGTCGGGAAAATGCTTCTTGCACAACAAGGGAAATAAATATTCCCCACAAAAAAACAAGGAAATAAATTTGACAATGACCgcatgtaattttatttttatgaaaacATATTTAGGCCACCCGGATTTCATCAATCACTAAATTATGGTTATATTTCTACTCTTTATGAATTGTTTTGTACTTCCtccatttctttatataaggtgtataatTTTTGAcacggtgaccaaggcacataattatagGCA
This window harbors:
- the LOC119355283 gene encoding uncharacterized protein LOC119355283, producing MAPGAARSTPPPSPAPDPRREGFIVLRAWRPQALEEAVLLASSVVSGSSSHHQAVARTDPHHGILHSDGRSGACSSLCWHTTLLRCQIRHGGLDTALLQMFLVSYNFVGCSEGTRLLDFLGNWARRK